One segment of Streptomyces sp. TG1A-8 DNA contains the following:
- a CDS encoding lactonase family protein — MDTDGRAARDQGPADGWSRRRFVGAVAGTAAVVVVPSPAAPPAGGAPAPAGRPAAVPPRGSAGPRPLYVGTYTSTDGGGAGIGLASYDPATGRITGSGTLTGIPDPSYLAVHPDGRTLYAVDERQDGAVTAVRTTDRRILGSRSTGGAGPCHLSVHPGGHWLLSANYTSGSVAVHPIDASGALGERTALVTHSTPPPGPGQQGPHAHQFLTAPGGGHVLAVDLGTDTVYSYRLDTASGTLTEVARARTRPGAGPRHLAFHPGGRYAYLANEVDDTVAVCAYDPATGGLTIGEPQATGSQGGTNYPAQFLVTADGSHAFLANRGHNSIARYAVEADGARLRLLDTVPVAGDFPRQIAFSPDGRLLFAANQRSGTVSVFHVDAASGELHLAGEPFASPVAVCALPL, encoded by the coding sequence ATGGACACGGACGGGCGGGCGGCACGGGACCAGGGGCCCGCGGACGGCTGGAGCAGGCGCCGGTTCGTCGGGGCGGTGGCGGGCACGGCCGCCGTGGTGGTGGTGCCCTCGCCGGCGGCCCCGCCGGCGGGCGGCGCACCGGCCCCCGCCGGGCGGCCGGCCGCCGTGCCGCCCCGCGGGTCCGCCGGCCCGCGTCCGCTGTACGTCGGCACCTACACCTCCACCGACGGCGGCGGCGCCGGCATCGGCCTGGCCTCGTACGACCCGGCGACGGGCCGGATCACCGGCTCGGGGACGCTCACCGGGATCCCCGACCCGTCGTACCTCGCGGTCCACCCGGACGGCCGCACGCTGTACGCGGTGGATGAGCGCCAGGACGGTGCCGTGACCGCCGTGCGGACGACGGACCGGCGGATCCTGGGCAGCCGGAGCACGGGCGGGGCGGGCCCGTGCCACCTGTCGGTGCATCCCGGCGGGCACTGGCTGCTGAGCGCCAACTACACCTCGGGCAGCGTCGCGGTGCACCCCATCGACGCCTCGGGCGCCCTCGGCGAGCGCACCGCCCTGGTCACGCACAGCACCCCGCCGCCGGGCCCCGGCCAGCAGGGCCCGCACGCGCACCAGTTCCTCACCGCGCCCGGCGGCGGTCACGTCCTCGCCGTCGACCTGGGCACCGACACCGTCTACAGCTACCGCCTCGACACGGCCTCGGGCACCCTCACCGAGGTCGCCCGGGCCCGCACCCGGCCCGGCGCCGGACCGCGCCACCTGGCCTTCCACCCGGGCGGGCGGTACGCCTACCTGGCCAACGAGGTGGACGACACGGTCGCCGTCTGCGCCTACGACCCGGCCACCGGCGGCCTGACGATCGGTGAGCCGCAGGCCACGGGCTCGCAGGGGGGCACCAACTACCCGGCGCAGTTCCTGGTGACCGCGGACGGCTCCCACGCCTTCCTCGCCAACCGCGGCCACAACAGCATCGCGCGCTACGCCGTCGAGGCGGACGGGGCCCGGCTGCGGCTGCTGGACACGGTGCCGGTGGCCGGGGACTTCCCGCGGCAGATCGCGTTCTCGCCGGACGGCCGACTGCTGTTCGCGGCGAACCAGCGGTCGGGCACGGTCAGCGTCTTCCACGTCGACGCCGCGAGCGGTGAACTCCACCTGGCGGGCGAGCCGTTCGCGTCACCCGTCGCCGTCTGCGCGCTGCCGCTGTAG